In a genomic window of Microterricola viridarii:
- a CDS encoding MDR family MFS transporter: protein MTHREVMQALSGLLLGMFVSMIASTVVGTSMPLIIGELKGDQAAFTWVITATLLATTVSTPIWGKFADLFNRKLLLQLSMVIFVLASAIAGFSQDPSMLITMRVFQGLGAGGMAALSQIVMADIISPRERGKYAGLFGAVMAIGTIGGPLLGGVITDTLGWRWNFFVALPFAFVAIILLQRTLHLPKRPARKVSIDYLGMVLISGGVSLLLVWVSLGGSQFEWDSFTSIALVAASVLLLIIAVFVELKAKEPMIPLDLFKSRTFTLSVVASISVGVAMFGTSVFLSQYMQLARGATPTESGLLTIPMMGGLLISSTVVGGLISRHGKWKGFMIAGSALSVIGSYMLTFLHYDTNFWYVGVSMFLLGAGVGMVMQNLVLVVQNQTAAKNMGVATSAVTFFRSLGGTIGVTVMGSLLGTVVASNIKDHVMKLSPAKQAEAMQALGDGRIPQVNLLPDFLREIVESAYGTGVGTIFMLAVPLAIVTLIAVIFLPNAQLSTLTSIQRAKAESKGQPDAPGTLKREIEDAEDALIDAGAATAALPAVGLAHPADVESERVDAGAVGSGQSKTTE, encoded by the coding sequence ATGACCCACCGCGAGGTGATGCAGGCACTGAGCGGCCTCCTCCTCGGCATGTTCGTCTCGATGATCGCCAGCACCGTCGTCGGCACCTCGATGCCCCTCATCATCGGTGAGCTCAAGGGCGACCAGGCCGCATTCACCTGGGTCATCACCGCCACCCTGCTCGCCACCACCGTGTCGACGCCCATCTGGGGCAAGTTCGCCGACCTGTTCAACCGCAAGCTGCTGCTGCAGCTCTCCATGGTCATCTTCGTGCTGGCCTCGGCGATCGCCGGGTTCTCGCAGGACCCCAGCATGCTCATCACGATGCGCGTGTTCCAGGGCCTCGGCGCCGGCGGCATGGCGGCACTCAGCCAGATCGTCATGGCCGACATCATCAGCCCGCGTGAGCGCGGCAAGTACGCCGGCCTGTTCGGCGCGGTGATGGCCATCGGCACCATCGGCGGCCCGCTGCTCGGCGGCGTGATCACCGACACCCTCGGCTGGCGCTGGAACTTCTTCGTCGCCCTGCCGTTCGCGTTTGTGGCGATCATCCTGCTGCAGCGCACCCTGCACCTGCCCAAGCGCCCCGCGCGCAAGGTGTCGATCGACTACCTCGGCATGGTCCTGATCTCCGGCGGCGTCTCGCTCCTGCTGGTCTGGGTGAGCCTCGGCGGCTCGCAGTTCGAGTGGGACTCGTTCACCAGCATCGCCCTCGTCGCGGCATCCGTGCTGCTGCTCATCATCGCCGTGTTCGTCGAGCTCAAGGCCAAGGAGCCGATGATCCCGCTGGACCTCTTCAAGAGCCGCACCTTCACGCTCTCGGTCGTCGCCAGCATCTCCGTCGGCGTCGCGATGTTCGGCACCTCGGTGTTCCTCAGCCAGTACATGCAGCTGGCCCGCGGCGCGACCCCGACCGAGTCGGGCCTGCTCACGATCCCCATGATGGGTGGACTGCTCATCTCCTCGACCGTGGTCGGTGGCCTCATCAGCCGCCACGGCAAGTGGAAGGGCTTCATGATCGCCGGCAGCGCGCTCAGCGTCATCGGCAGCTACATGCTCACCTTCCTGCACTACGACACCAACTTCTGGTACGTCGGCGTCTCGATGTTCCTGCTGGGTGCCGGCGTCGGCATGGTCATGCAGAACCTGGTGCTCGTCGTGCAGAACCAGACCGCGGCCAAGAACATGGGTGTCGCGACCAGCGCGGTCACCTTCTTCCGCAGCCTCGGCGGCACCATCGGCGTCACGGTGATGGGCTCGCTGCTCGGCACCGTGGTGGCCAGCAACATCAAGGACCACGTGATGAAGCTCTCGCCCGCGAAGCAGGCTGAGGCGATGCAGGCGCTCGGTGATGGCCGCATCCCGCAGGTGAACCTGCTGCCCGACTTCCTGCGCGAGATCGTGGAGAGCGCGTACGGCACCGGTGTCGGCACGATCTTCATGCTCGCCGTGCCGCTCGCGATCGTCACGCTGATCGCCGTGATCTTCCTGCCGAACGCGCAGCTCAGCACGCTGACCTCGATTCAGCGCGCCAAGGCCGAGTCGAAGGGCCAGCCGGATGCCCCCGGTACGCTGAAGCGCGAGATCGAGGATGCCGAAGACGCACTCATCGATGCGGGCGCGGCGACCGCGGCACTGCCGGCGGTCGGACTCGCCCACCCGGCGGACGTGGAGTCCGAGCGGGTGGATGCGGGAGCCGTCGGCTCCGGTCAGAGCAAGACAACCGAATAG
- a CDS encoding MarR family winged helix-turn-helix transcriptional regulator, with protein sequence MSPDHSPDTDAAIAEVEAQLGVLFTRVRTMWKVGAQRVHPELQPVGYKLLASLVRSGPCHAGALAEQLMTDKSVISRQVKLMEELGLLVSAPDPADGRARILTATPEAVLKINAVRDSNKALLRSRLADWTGEDLDRFASLLSRLAEVPLGE encoded by the coding sequence ATGAGCCCCGACCACTCCCCGGACACCGACGCGGCGATCGCCGAGGTGGAGGCGCAATTGGGCGTGCTGTTCACGCGCGTTCGCACGATGTGGAAGGTCGGGGCTCAGCGCGTGCATCCCGAGCTGCAGCCGGTGGGCTACAAGCTGTTGGCGTCTCTGGTGCGGTCGGGCCCGTGCCACGCCGGCGCCCTCGCCGAGCAGCTCATGACCGACAAGAGCGTCATCAGCCGTCAGGTGAAGCTGATGGAGGAGCTCGGCCTCCTCGTGAGCGCCCCTGACCCGGCCGACGGCCGGGCCCGCATCCTCACGGCGACGCCGGAGGCCGTGCTGAAGATCAACGCCGTCCGCGACAGCAACAAGGCGCTGCTGCGCTCGCGCCTGGCCGACTGGACCGGCGAGGACCTCGACCGCTTCGCCTCGCTGCTCAGCCGCCTCGCCGAGGTGCCGCTCGGAGAGTAG
- a CDS encoding sensor histidine kinase gives MTQAPATAGAPARPAAGPSPLDALRAPLTLRRRLLLGVIALFVLITMIVGLVSVAALHGSLLDRLDAQLFSAADRGRIGISGGPPPGGTLPGRNDASLVLSVPGQPVGTIGAVLLGDSVQSAGRISETGGVLDVSDDQRAALLTVAADGTPHTVDLPGLGDYRAIVSPQGPAIGFVIALPLATVEGTSAQLGLIIAIVALFGVAIAVLAGRRLIDSALAPLERVTQLASRVSELPLDRGEVALAERVPSGDADERTEVGQLGAAFNRMLGHVASALTAREASERKVRHFVADASHELRTPLAAIRGYAELTRRSPEALPPDAAHALARIESESRRMGALVEDLLLLARLDEGRALESLPVDLTELAVDALGDAQVTGPDHEWGADLDEEPVVVQGDASRLQMVVVNLLANARVHTPPGTTVELGLHRVGDKAVLTVSDDGPGIDPEVQGSVFERFVRGDPSRFRAGQDGPEAVAAPGTGLGLATVRAVVAAHGGTVALQSEPGRTVFTVTVPLAP, from the coding sequence ATGACGCAGGCTCCAGCCACCGCCGGGGCTCCCGCCCGGCCGGCGGCCGGGCCCTCGCCCCTCGACGCACTGCGCGCCCCGCTGACCCTGCGGCGGCGCCTGCTGCTCGGGGTCATCGCACTGTTCGTGCTGATCACCATGATCGTCGGGCTCGTGAGCGTCGCTGCCCTGCACGGCTCCCTGCTGGACCGCCTGGACGCCCAGCTGTTCTCGGCGGCCGACCGCGGCCGCATCGGTATCAGCGGTGGGCCGCCGCCCGGCGGAACGCTGCCCGGCCGCAACGACGCCAGCCTCGTGTTGAGCGTGCCCGGCCAGCCGGTCGGCACGATCGGCGCCGTGCTGCTCGGCGACTCGGTGCAGTCGGCCGGCCGCATCTCAGAGACCGGCGGCGTGCTCGACGTCAGCGACGACCAGCGGGCCGCGCTGCTCACCGTCGCCGCCGACGGCACACCGCACACAGTCGACCTGCCCGGGCTCGGCGACTACCGCGCCATCGTCAGCCCGCAGGGCCCAGCGATCGGCTTCGTCATCGCCCTGCCGCTCGCCACGGTGGAGGGCACCTCGGCCCAGCTCGGGCTGATCATCGCGATCGTCGCCCTCTTCGGCGTCGCGATCGCCGTGCTCGCCGGCCGGCGCCTCATCGACTCCGCACTCGCCCCACTCGAGCGGGTGACGCAGCTGGCCAGCCGCGTCTCCGAGCTGCCACTGGACCGCGGCGAGGTGGCTCTGGCCGAGCGCGTGCCGAGCGGGGACGCCGACGAGCGCACAGAGGTCGGGCAGCTGGGCGCCGCATTCAACCGGATGCTCGGGCACGTGGCATCCGCCCTCACCGCCCGCGAGGCCAGCGAGCGCAAGGTGCGCCACTTCGTCGCCGACGCCAGCCATGAGCTGCGCACGCCCCTCGCCGCCATCCGGGGCTACGCCGAGCTCACCCGTCGCAGCCCAGAGGCGCTGCCGCCGGATGCCGCGCACGCCCTGGCCCGGATCGAGTCCGAGTCGCGGCGGATGGGCGCGCTCGTCGAGGACCTGCTGCTGCTCGCCCGGCTCGACGAGGGCCGCGCGCTCGAGTCGCTGCCCGTTGACTTGACCGAGCTTGCGGTCGATGCCCTCGGTGACGCCCAGGTGACGGGACCAGACCACGAGTGGGGCGCAGACCTCGACGAGGAGCCCGTCGTCGTGCAGGGCGACGCCAGCCGGCTGCAGATGGTCGTGGTGAACCTGCTCGCCAACGCCCGCGTGCACACGCCGCCGGGCACGACGGTGGAGCTCGGCCTGCACCGGGTCGGCGACAAGGCTGTGCTCACCGTGAGCGATGACGGCCCGGGCATCGACCCCGAGGTGCAGGGCAGTGTGTTCGAGCGCTTCGTGCGCGGCGACCCGTCCCGGTTCCGGGCGGGGCAGGACGGCCCGGAGGCCGTCGCGGCGCCCGGCACCGGGCTGGGCCTGGCGACGGTGCGCGCCGTGGTCGCGGCGCACGGCGGCACGGTGGCGCTGCAGAGCGAGCCGGGCCGCACCGTGTTCACCGTGACGGTGCCGCTCGCGCCCTGA
- a CDS encoding response regulator transcription factor — MTSPNFDTRTAAAQAAAPLRADGSPVRVLVVDDERSLTDLLKMSLRYEGWDVRTAGDGRGAVAAAREFRPDAIVLDIMLPDFDGLEVLRRVRADGSEVPVLFLTAKDSLDDRIAGLTAGGDDYVTKPFSLEEVIARLRALIRRSTLGQSSEPVIRVGDLVLNEDSYEVSRAGEPIELTATEFELLRFLMRNPRRVLSKSQILDRVWSYDYEGRQSVVEIYISYLRKKIDAGREPMIHTVRGAGYMIKAAG; from the coding sequence GTGACCAGCCCCAACTTCGACACCAGAACCGCCGCCGCCCAGGCCGCAGCCCCGCTGCGCGCCGATGGAAGCCCTGTGCGCGTGTTGGTCGTCGACGACGAGCGCTCGCTCACCGACCTGCTGAAGATGTCGCTGCGCTATGAGGGCTGGGACGTGCGCACGGCCGGCGACGGGCGCGGCGCGGTGGCGGCGGCACGCGAGTTCCGCCCCGACGCGATCGTGCTCGACATCATGTTGCCCGACTTCGACGGGCTGGAGGTGTTGCGCCGGGTGCGCGCCGACGGCAGCGAGGTGCCCGTGCTCTTCCTCACCGCCAAGGACTCGCTCGACGACCGCATCGCCGGCCTCACGGCGGGCGGCGACGACTACGTGACCAAGCCGTTCAGCCTCGAGGAGGTGATCGCGCGCCTGCGCGCGCTGATCCGGCGCTCGACGCTCGGCCAGAGCAGCGAGCCGGTGATCCGGGTCGGCGACCTCGTCTTGAATGAGGACAGCTACGAGGTGAGTCGGGCTGGCGAGCCGATCGAGCTCACCGCCACCGAGTTCGAGCTGCTGCGCTTCCTGATGCGCAACCCGCGCCGGGTGCTCAGCAAGTCCCAGATCCTCGACCGAGTGTGGAGCTACGACTACGAGGGCCGGCAGAGCGTCGTCGAGATCTACATCTCCTACCTGCGCAAGAAGATCGACGCCGGCCGCGAGCCCATGATCCACACGGTGCGCGGGGCGGGCTACATGATCAAGGCGGCCGGATGA
- a CDS encoding ABC transporter permease — translation MFFTLLRRELAGRRKQTVIIAVGMGLAIALVIVVNAFSAGVKDAQASVLSSIYGVGTDVTVTQSPTPPSAGDASGGPGRFDFGAGAGATSDGTTAISTSRLEASRGTSTFDAATLTTVAGIDNVAAASGTLALNNTTFSGELPDMSQMQQGAAPGDGVTPPQGGPDGAGGSSFDVDSFSVLGLDPSAAAVGPLSSVTLSDGRTLTAADSDASVAVLDADYATTAGLAVGDTIAVGDSSLEVVGIVSSNSADAATAANVYIPLAVAQQLSGLDGQLSTVYVQAASSNDIAQVQSELEAALPDATVSTQAELASSVSGSLATASSLVTSLGLWLSVAVLLAAFLLAILFTISGVNRRTREFGTLKAIGWSNRRIVGQVAGESTVQGLIGGAVGVVVGLIGVLVINLVSPTLSGGVGGTGGGNSQLAAGPGGAGGPGGMPGGFGQAASAAASTDITLQAPVALGVVLVAVGLAVLGGLIAGAFGGWRAARLRPAEALRSIG, via the coding sequence ATGTTCTTCACACTTCTCCGGCGCGAGCTCGCCGGGCGACGCAAGCAGACGGTGATCATCGCCGTCGGAATGGGCCTCGCGATCGCGCTGGTGATCGTGGTGAATGCCTTCTCCGCCGGCGTCAAAGACGCGCAGGCGTCGGTGCTGTCCTCCATCTACGGCGTCGGCACCGACGTGACCGTGACCCAGTCGCCCACTCCGCCGAGTGCCGGCGATGCCTCCGGCGGCCCCGGACGCTTCGACTTCGGGGCGGGCGCCGGGGCCACCTCCGACGGCACGACGGCGATCAGCACCTCGCGGCTGGAGGCCTCGCGCGGCACGAGCACCTTCGACGCGGCGACGCTGACCACGGTCGCCGGCATCGACAATGTCGCCGCGGCGTCCGGCACCCTCGCGCTGAACAACACCACGTTCAGCGGCGAGCTGCCCGACATGTCGCAGATGCAGCAGGGCGCGGCGCCCGGCGACGGCGTCACCCCGCCGCAGGGCGGGCCGGACGGCGCGGGCGGCAGCTCCTTCGACGTCGACTCGTTCAGCGTGCTCGGCCTCGACCCGAGCGCGGCAGCGGTCGGCCCGCTCTCCTCCGTGACGCTCAGCGACGGCCGCACCCTCACCGCCGCCGACTCCGACGCCTCGGTCGCGGTGCTCGACGCGGACTACGCCACCACCGCCGGCCTCGCCGTCGGCGACACCATCGCGGTCGGCGACAGCAGCCTCGAGGTCGTCGGCATCGTCAGCTCGAACTCGGCGGATGCCGCGACCGCCGCGAACGTCTACATCCCGCTGGCCGTTGCCCAGCAGCTCTCGGGCCTCGACGGCCAGCTGAGCACCGTCTACGTGCAGGCCGCGTCGTCGAACGACATCGCCCAGGTGCAGAGCGAGCTGGAGGCGGCGCTGCCCGACGCGACCGTCAGCACGCAGGCCGAGCTGGCCTCGAGCGTCTCCGGATCGCTCGCCACGGCGTCCAGCCTCGTCACGAGCCTCGGCCTCTGGCTCTCCGTCGCCGTGCTGTTGGCGGCCTTCCTGCTCGCCATCCTCTTCACGATCTCCGGCGTCAACCGCCGCACCCGCGAGTTCGGCACGCTCAAGGCCATCGGCTGGTCGAACCGGCGCATCGTCGGCCAGGTCGCCGGGGAGTCGACGGTGCAGGGCCTGATCGGTGGGGCCGTCGGCGTCGTGGTCGGCCTGATCGGGGTGCTCGTCATCAACCTCGTCTCCCCCACCCTGAGCGGCGGCGTGGGCGGCACCGGCGGCGGCAACAGTCAGCTGGCGGCCGGCCCCGGCGGTGCAGGCGGCCCCGGCGGGATGCCGGGCGGCTTCGGGCAGGCGGCCTCCGCCGCTGCGTCGACCGACATCACCCTGCAGGCCCCGGTCGCCCTCGGCGTCGTGCTCGTGGCCGTCGGGCTCGCGGTGCTCGGCGGGCTCATCGCGGGGGCGTTCGGCGGCTGGCGGGCCGCGCGGCTGCGCCCCGCCGAGGCGCTCCGCAGCATCGGCTGA
- a CDS encoding ABC transporter ATP-binding protein, which produces MYTLQNVSKSYKQGSRTVTALSDVSLTIADGALVAIQGPTGGGKSTLLQMLGALDRPSAGTVQLGDSELSTLGDSTLADIRAHQIGFIFQGFNLLPTLTAQENVETALAPLGLAADARRSRAAQALASVGLAERAAHRPTELSGGQQQRVAIARALVKEPAVLLADEPTGNLDEQTRDEIMDLLEGLWRDRGLTLVLVTHDSAVAARAERRLHIAGGTVREK; this is translated from the coding sequence ATGTACACGCTCCAGAACGTCTCGAAGAGCTACAAACAGGGCAGCCGCACCGTGACCGCCCTCTCCGACGTCAGCCTCACGATCGCCGACGGCGCCCTCGTCGCCATCCAGGGACCGACCGGCGGCGGCAAGTCGACGCTGCTGCAGATGCTCGGCGCCCTCGACCGCCCGAGCGCCGGAACCGTGCAACTCGGCGACAGCGAGCTCTCCACCCTCGGCGACAGCACGCTCGCCGACATCCGCGCGCACCAGATCGGCTTCATCTTCCAGGGCTTCAACCTCCTCCCCACGCTCACCGCCCAGGAGAACGTGGAGACGGCGCTCGCTCCCCTCGGCCTCGCGGCGGACGCCCGGCGCTCCCGGGCCGCGCAGGCACTGGCATCCGTCGGCCTGGCCGAGCGCGCCGCGCACCGCCCCACCGAGCTCTCCGGCGGCCAGCAGCAGCGCGTCGCCATCGCCAGGGCCCTCGTCAAGGAACCGGCCGTGCTGCTCGCCGACGAGCCGACCGGCAACCTCGACGAGCAGACCCGCGACGAGATCATGGACCTGCTCGAGGGTCTCTGGCGCGACCGCGGCCTGACCCTCGTGCTTGTGACGCACGACTCCGCCGTCGCCGCCCGCGCGGAACGCCGCCTGCACATCGCGGGCGGCACGGTGCGCGAGAAGTAG
- a CDS encoding DUF7657 domain-containing protein, protein MPQDLTSAVGAASQPRVPEVGPTWRRLLRWGLFPVVVLVVFCTLVGLDLSGSSIGVVSPTPQADGLIAGTPREIRSDEYILRTPNAISSVGQGLPTTAWIGLAEIDQAVAAGGGPTLDWGTLFKPQDWGYVLLGASRGLAVIWWASFAFSLWGAFALFGVLTRRPVLSAGFAVAATFTPYSGWWFAPSLTLGYAALAAAAVLGSWIVRRRGVAAVLAAAAGLIGAAFALTLYPPWQVSLIWVIVALGAGFALDRRIPWRRFIATTGLALAVAGTISVVWLLQHSAATQAVAGTYYPGQRRVHAGTGSLEVLLGAPLNFWMTGDAGATLGTEGRVGPYANLSESASSWFPLPLVLLLVVGAVMMLVRQLRRRGAVVGPGAPESGVREQREPVWMLVCVSAAVLLLLAWTLLPLPDWVGVITQLQRVQPSRTALALGFAALILVALASTVRARPRAWAWPWLLLAVLASAATTLWSAQAMPWNTALVSLRLVLVSGLLLAVLFAAVMDRRSAAAASVLLGLYAFASWAAINPLQQGIGPYSNDPFVQEMQESTLDGRNPRVMVFGDFAVVAKVRAAGLQSISGTTPYPDADLMRQLAPEQEELWNNYAQYAWIPAPAGAATEIERVVGSLMSMTIDPCNAVIDEQVDPAWAVADQPLEAECLSPISTVHDSEGRELHIYAVR, encoded by the coding sequence GTGCCCCAGGACCTGACGTCAGCAGTCGGCGCTGCTTCACAACCGAGGGTTCCCGAGGTCGGGCCGACGTGGCGTCGCCTCCTGCGCTGGGGCCTCTTTCCCGTTGTCGTGCTCGTGGTGTTCTGCACGCTTGTCGGCCTCGATCTCAGTGGTTCATCGATCGGAGTCGTGTCGCCGACGCCGCAGGCCGACGGGCTCATCGCGGGCACTCCGCGTGAGATCCGCAGCGATGAATACATCCTGCGCACGCCGAACGCGATCTCCTCGGTCGGGCAGGGGCTCCCCACGACCGCCTGGATCGGCCTGGCCGAGATCGACCAGGCCGTCGCGGCCGGTGGCGGCCCGACGCTCGACTGGGGCACGCTGTTCAAGCCGCAGGACTGGGGCTATGTGCTCTTGGGGGCGAGCCGAGGTCTCGCCGTGATCTGGTGGGCGTCCTTCGCGTTCAGCCTCTGGGGCGCTTTCGCACTCTTCGGAGTGCTGACGCGGCGCCCCGTTCTCTCCGCGGGCTTCGCGGTCGCGGCGACGTTCACCCCGTACAGCGGCTGGTGGTTCGCGCCCTCGCTCACCCTCGGCTACGCAGCGCTTGCCGCAGCGGCGGTGCTCGGCTCGTGGATTGTGCGGCGTCGTGGCGTTGCCGCCGTCCTCGCGGCCGCGGCCGGGCTCATCGGGGCGGCCTTCGCGCTGACCCTCTACCCGCCCTGGCAGGTCTCGTTGATCTGGGTGATCGTGGCTCTCGGGGCCGGCTTCGCCCTCGACCGGCGGATTCCGTGGCGCCGCTTCATCGCGACGACGGGGCTCGCGCTTGCCGTCGCGGGAACGATCTCCGTTGTCTGGCTGCTTCAGCACTCGGCCGCCACCCAGGCCGTCGCCGGCACCTATTACCCGGGACAGCGCCGCGTGCACGCGGGGACCGGATCCCTGGAGGTGCTGCTGGGGGCGCCGCTCAACTTCTGGATGACCGGTGACGCCGGGGCAACGCTCGGCACCGAGGGGAGGGTTGGGCCGTACGCCAACCTGTCTGAGTCGGCCTCGAGCTGGTTCCCCCTGCCGCTGGTGCTGCTGCTCGTGGTTGGCGCCGTGATGATGCTGGTGCGACAACTGCGGCGGCGCGGTGCGGTGGTGGGGCCCGGTGCACCCGAGTCCGGCGTGCGCGAGCAACGCGAACCCGTCTGGATGCTCGTCTGCGTCTCGGCCGCCGTGCTGCTCCTGCTGGCCTGGACGCTGTTGCCGCTGCCAGACTGGGTGGGCGTGATCACCCAGCTGCAACGCGTGCAGCCGTCGAGGACGGCGCTCGCGCTCGGGTTCGCTGCCCTGATCCTGGTCGCGCTCGCGAGCACGGTGCGTGCGCGCCCGCGGGCATGGGCCTGGCCGTGGCTGCTGCTCGCCGTCCTCGCCTCCGCCGCGACGACGCTCTGGTCTGCGCAGGCGATGCCGTGGAACACCGCGCTGGTGTCGCTGCGGCTGGTGCTCGTCAGCGGGCTGCTGCTTGCAGTGCTGTTCGCTGCGGTGATGGATCGGCGGAGCGCTGCGGCGGCATCCGTACTGCTCGGCCTCTACGCCTTCGCGAGCTGGGCGGCGATCAACCCCCTGCAACAGGGGATCGGCCCGTACAGCAACGACCCATTCGTGCAGGAGATGCAGGAGAGCACACTCGACGGACGGAACCCGCGGGTCATGGTGTTCGGCGACTTCGCCGTCGTGGCGAAGGTGCGCGCCGCCGGCTTGCAGAGCATCTCGGGAACCACGCCCTACCCGGATGCCGATCTGATGCGGCAGCTTGCTCCGGAGCAGGAGGAGCTGTGGAACAACTACGCCCAATACGCGTGGATCCCCGCGCCGGCGGGGGCCGCCACGGAGATCGAACGAGTCGTCGGGAGCCTGATGAGCATGACCATCGACCCGTGCAACGCGGTGATCGACGAGCAGGTCGACCCCGCGTGGGCGGTGGCAGACCAGCCGCTCGAGGCTGAGTGCCTGAGCCCGATCTCCACCGTGCACGACTCCGAGGGGCGCGAGCTACACATCTACGCGGTGCGATAG
- a CDS encoding DUF4012 domain-containing protein: MTDNFGASAPHPRTRAEHRAMQQAGEIDLAAARHAQRKPQATRKRALWTVGGVLIVALAATGWVGYRALSAKDSLEAAQSLIGTVKDQAASADFAGIAQTAALLATHTSDAVTATHDPVWRVGEFVPILGKNLTAVREMSEVVDAIANDTVTPLAAVAGGLGPESLKPIDGRINIDPIVQLSAAMDPAAAAFHEAATRGMAIDVSGTIGPVSEAGALLSGMLGSADALVGDAASILQIAPDLLGANGPRTYVLVFQNLAESTALGGTAAALTELKVDDGAIEIGRQASSGDFPWRDGSPVVAPDPNVEAIFEPLMYTRLNLSTSRPDFPTAAEIAQAFWQEHIGGDVDAVISIDPVALSHLLGATGPIAMSTGDQLSKENAVQLLLNEIYFRYPLEEISRTDDFFEEAAKSVFNALMSPATDAPKLVSALAQGISEHRILAWSSDPAQQEVLANSPMSGILPANNDAATTTGVFFRDMSASKMDFYLKTAAKLNTDVCTSATPTFTTTVDLASTITQEKADALPAYVASGLWGSEHFRTQVFIYGPPGTTLASTEINSQGRLTTFDLGAEDLGRPVASFMVWLAPGQTSQVTATFVGGAGAYATPELRATPMLHATKLAVEAGGCAP, translated from the coding sequence GTGACTGATAATTTTGGTGCCAGTGCGCCGCACCCGCGCACACGCGCCGAGCATCGAGCGATGCAGCAGGCCGGCGAGATTGACCTCGCAGCGGCCCGGCATGCGCAACGGAAGCCGCAAGCGACTCGCAAGCGAGCCTTGTGGACGGTTGGCGGCGTCCTTATCGTCGCGCTCGCTGCCACCGGATGGGTCGGCTACCGTGCCCTCAGCGCGAAGGACTCCCTCGAAGCCGCGCAGTCCCTCATCGGCACCGTCAAGGATCAGGCGGCCTCCGCAGATTTCGCAGGGATCGCGCAGACGGCAGCGCTTCTAGCCACGCATACGTCCGACGCCGTCACGGCCACTCACGATCCGGTATGGCGCGTGGGCGAGTTCGTGCCTATCCTCGGCAAGAACCTCACCGCCGTGCGCGAGATGTCCGAAGTTGTTGACGCGATTGCGAATGACACAGTCACGCCTCTTGCAGCTGTTGCGGGCGGACTCGGACCGGAATCACTCAAGCCCATAGACGGCCGCATCAACATCGACCCCATAGTTCAACTGAGCGCGGCGATGGACCCAGCTGCGGCGGCCTTTCACGAAGCTGCCACCCGCGGAATGGCCATCGATGTGAGCGGAACGATCGGGCCCGTGAGCGAAGCTGGGGCCTTGCTCTCCGGCATGCTCGGCTCTGCCGATGCCCTCGTTGGCGACGCCGCTTCAATTCTCCAGATCGCTCCCGACCTCCTGGGTGCCAACGGGCCTCGAACCTATGTGCTTGTCTTCCAGAACTTGGCAGAGTCGACGGCTCTCGGCGGCACAGCCGCAGCGCTCACCGAGCTCAAGGTCGATGACGGCGCCATCGAGATTGGCCGACAGGCCTCCAGCGGCGACTTCCCCTGGCGCGATGGGAGCCCGGTGGTCGCACCTGATCCCAACGTCGAGGCAATCTTCGAGCCACTCATGTACACGAGACTGAACCTTTCGACTAGCCGTCCGGACTTCCCCACTGCGGCCGAGATCGCACAGGCGTTCTGGCAGGAGCACATCGGCGGTGATGTCGACGCAGTCATCTCAATCGACCCAGTGGCGCTGTCGCATCTCCTCGGCGCAACCGGACCGATCGCCATGAGCACGGGCGACCAGTTGTCCAAGGAGAACGCCGTCCAGCTGCTCCTCAACGAGATTTACTTCCGTTACCCGCTTGAGGAAATTTCGCGCACCGACGACTTCTTCGAGGAGGCTGCCAAGAGCGTGTTCAATGCGCTGATGAGCCCCGCGACGGATGCCCCAAAGCTCGTATCTGCGCTAGCACAAGGTATTTCTGAGCATCGAATCCTGGCGTGGAGCTCCGACCCGGCGCAGCAGGAAGTCCTCGCGAACTCGCCCATGAGTGGAATCTTGCCTGCCAACAACGATGCCGCGACGACGACCGGGGTCTTTTTCCGGGACATGTCTGCTTCAAAGATGGATTTCTACCTGAAGACCGCGGCGAAACTGAATACCGATGTGTGCACGAGCGCGACGCCGACCTTCACCACAACTGTTGACCTGGCGTCGACCATCACACAGGAGAAGGCCGACGCGCTTCCGGCTTACGTCGCCAGCGGGCTCTGGGGATCCGAGCATTTCCGGACCCAGGTCTTCATCTACGGCCCTCCCGGCACGACGTTGGCCTCCACGGAGATCAACTCGCAAGGCCGACTCACGACCTTCGACTTGGGGGCCGAGGATCTCGGCCGCCCGGTGGCTTCGTTCATGGTCTGGCTCGCGCCGGGGCAGACAAGTCAGGTCACTGCCACGTTTGTCGGTGGAGCAGGCGCCTACGCGACGCCCGAGCTGCGCGCTACGCCAATGCTTCATGCGACCAAACTCGCGGTCGAAGCTGGAGGTTGCGCTCCGTAG